In the genome of Vicia villosa cultivar HV-30 ecotype Madison, WI linkage group LG7, Vvil1.0, whole genome shotgun sequence, one region contains:
- the LOC131617879 gene encoding uncharacterized protein LOC131617879, whose translation MPPKKRRGRKPKRKNYDDAENASLSESTNLNNMSDSWECPISARKNLTENSKEISNCRRSTLRSASKPIQNGITSLLRGHSSAPDDIQQVDDPAETIDSEKDFDIKESPSRNLVAFVPAPTLELIPLEHENLEGETSDDNQRKCILSGGCSSPSYSSELSEMVAMMGKENGDEADSDIPSDIRSQDKDTVNGYHVKMEFMPILRRIMDKHGDIARNCVTESAKHRSELLEIICGIILDFEKKDVRSIKESSLRNKIALVDGIRNMKVEVEWLSKRLTEVLEAKKILMQSSELKQKAAKNRKLVEQSELELEECEAQKKELSEKLKTVCEKEILCKENLARAKDESAATSRVVGSAISKVGRFLNCSMVDALI comes from the exons ATGCCACCAAAGAAAAGAAGAGGAAGGAAGCCGAAAAGAAAAAATTATGATGATGCTGAAAATGCTTCCCTATCTGAGTCAACCAATCTTAACAACATG TCAGATTCTTGGGAATGTCCTATTTCTGCTAGAAAGAATTTAACTGAGAATTCGAAAGAGATTTCTAATTGTCGCCGCAGCACCTTAAGATCTGCTTCAAAGCCTATTCAAAATGGAATAACATCTTTGTTAAGAGGGCATTCTTCTGCTCCTGATGACATCCAACAAGTTGATGATCCAGCCGAGACGATCGATTCG gaaaaagattttgatataAAAGAATCTCCTTCAAGAAACCTGGTAGCATTTGTTCCTGCTCCAACATTGGAACTTATCCCTCTTGAGCATGAGAATTTGGAAGGTGAAACATCAGATGATAATCAAAGGAAGTGTATTTTAAGCGGTGGATGCTCGTCCCCATCATATAGTTCCGAACTATCTGAAATGGTTGCTATGATGGGGAAAGAAAATGGTGATGAGGCTGATTCTGATATACCGAGTGATATACGGAGTCAGGATAAGGACACGGTGAATGGATATCATGTGAAGATGGAATTCATGCCAATATTAAGAAGAATAATGGACAAACATGGAGATATTGCTCGGAATTGTGTCACGGAATCGGCGAAACACAGGTCAGAATTGTTGGAGATTATCTGCGGAATCATATTGGATTTCGAAAAGAAAGATGTTCGCAGTATTAAAGAAAGTTCCTTGAGAAACAAGATTGCTCTTGTAGATGGAATAAGAAATATGAAAGTGGAAGTTGAATGGCTGAGCAAGAGGCTAACCGAGGTACTCGAGGCAAAGAAGATTCTTATGCAGTCTAGCGAGCTGAAACAGAAAGCAGCTAAGAATAGGAAGCTTGTGGAACAGTCTGAGCTTGAGTTGGAAGAATGTGAAGCACAGAAGAAGGAACTGTCTGAGAAGCTGAAAACCGTATGCGAGAAAGAGATTCTTTGCAAAGAGAATCTGGCCAGAGCAAAGGATGAGTCTGCCGCGACATCACGAGTAGTCGGGTCTGCCATATCTAAAGTCGGACGCTTTCTTAATTGCTCAATGGTTGATGCATTGATTTAG